In the genome of Maniola jurtina chromosome 3, ilManJurt1.1, whole genome shotgun sequence, one region contains:
- the LOC123880831 gene encoding probable cytosolic iron-sulfur protein assembly protein Ciao1 isoform X1, whose translation MAKLELLQSINGHKGIVWNVSWHPLGKVFASCGEDKIIKLWSKEGETWTMKTVLVDGHQRTIREVAWSPCGNFLASASFDGTTAVWDKKSGQFECNATLEGHENEVKSVAWSPSGQLLATCGRDKSVWVWEVAGEDEYVCEAVLNAHNQDVKKVAWHPSSDILASASYDNTVKMYKEDQLDSDWTCIATLQSHESTVWSLTFDKTGKRLATCSDDRTVKIWQEYGPDNQEGVNVEDRESSWKCVCTLSGYHTRCIYDITWCASTGLIATGCGDDIIRVFKEADDSDPNAPTFDLICTKQNAHSQDVNCVQWNPSGNQELVSCSDNGEIKIWKFTEQ comes from the exons ATGGCAAAATTGGAACTATTGCAATCAATTAATGGTCACAAGGGTATAGTGTGGAATGTATCGTGGCACCCTCTTGGCAAAGTATTTGCATCTTGTGGCGAAGATAAAATAATCAAACTATGGAGTAAGGAAGGAGAAACTTGGACAATGAAAACTGTATTAGTGGATGGTCACCAGCGCACTATTAGAGAAGTTGCATGGTCTCCTTGTGGAAATTTcttggcatcagctagttttgatGGAACTACAGCTGTGTGGGATAAAAAAAGTG GTCAATTTGAATGCAATGCGACACTAGAAGGACATGAGAATGAAGTAAAGAGTGTTGCTTGGTCACCTTCTGGTCAACTCCTAGCAACTTGTGGCCGAGATAAATCAGTGTGGGTATGGGAAGTAGCTGGAGAAGACGAGTATGTCTGTGAGGCAGTACTGAATGCACACAATCAAGATGTGAAGAAA GTTGCATGGCATCCATCTTCAGATATTTTAGCTTCAGCTTCATATGATAACACTGTTAAGATGTATAAGGAAGATCAGTTGGATAGTGATTGGACCTGTATTGCAACATTGCAGTCGCATGAATCCACAGTGTGGAGCTTGACATTTGATAAGACTGGTAAAAGATTGGCAACTTGCAGTGATGACAGAACTGTCAAAATTTGGCAAGAATATGGTCCAGACAATCAAGAGGGTGTCAACGTTGAGGACAGAGAGTCAAGTTGGAAATGTGTCTGTACACTATCTGGATATCATACAAGATGCATCTATGACATCACTTGGTGTGCTTCAACAGGGCTAATTGCCACTGGTTGTGGGGACGATATCATAAGAGTTTTTAAAGAAGCTGATGACTCAGACCCTAATGCACCCACTTTTGATCTAATTTGCACAAAACAAAATGCACATTCTCAAGATGTTAACTGTGTGCAGTGGAACCCCTCTGGAAATCAAGAACTGGTCTCTTGCAGTGATAATGGTGAAATTAAAATATGGAAATTTACTGAACAGTAG
- the LOC123880831 gene encoding NIF3-like protein 1 isoform X2 produces the protein MFIKFCKGLFVKSNYRNYSTARSKMSSGENTGIKLNDVISALEKFAPKQLSESWDNTGLLIEPYTPRNVTKILLTNDLTEDVALEAKDKGCEMIISYHPPIFAPLKSVIQSAWKERIVSLLLETRISLYSPHTSWDSVMGGVNDWLASAFPFDNSVPVIPGEDPETGAGRLLSINTNLDILQAVTNVKNLTGLNHVRLAIAKGKTTTDIVRSIALCAGSGGSVLKKAPNVDLFLTGEMLHHDILDATQKGISVILTNHSDSERGFLQGFSSHLRRELDDQADVIVSECDKDPLLTV, from the exons ATGTTTATAAAGTTTTGTAAAGGGCTTTTTGTCAAAAGCAATTACAGAAATTATTCCACAGCAAGATCGAAGATGTCTAGTGGTGAAAACACTGGTATCAAACTGAATGATGTTATATCAGCATTGGAAAAATTTGCCCCAAAGCAACTTTCAGAAAGTTGGGATAACACAGGCTTATTGATTGAACCTTATACACCTAG GAATGTTACTAAAATATTGTTaactaatgatttgacggaAGATGTGGCATTGGAAGCAAAAGATAAAGGTTGTGAAATGATTATTTCTTATCATCCTCCTATTTTTGCACCTTTAAAATCAGTCATTCAGAG TGCCTGGAAGGAACGTATAGTGTCACTGCTTCTTGAAACAAGAATTTCTCTATATTCCCCTCATACAAGTTGGGACTCTGTAATGGGCGGAGTAAATGACTGGCTTGCATCTGCTTTTCCATTTGATAATTCAGTTCCTGTTATACCTGGCGAGGATCCTGAAACAGGAGCTGGAAG GCTCCTGTCTATTAATACAAACTTAGATATTCTTCAAGCTGTGACAAATGTAAAAAATCTGACTGGCCTAAACCATGTCCGATTGGCCATTGCCAAGGGCAAAACTACAACTGACATTGTTCGAAGCATTGCTCTTTGTGCTGGATCCGGAGGGTCAGTGCTCAAAAAAGCTCCTAACGTTGATCTATTCCTAACAG GTGAAATGCTCCATCATGATATCCTCGACGCTACCCAGAAAGGAATCTCTGTAATTCTTACCAATCATTCAGACTCAGAAAGAGGATTTCTTCAGGGATTCTCATCACATTTACGACGTGAACTCGACGATCAAGCCGACGTCATAGTAAGCGAATGTGATAAAGATCCATTATTAACTGTTTaa
- the LOC123880829 gene encoding uncharacterized protein LOC123880829 encodes MNQDTITSIINLPDEIITLILVNSKPCDIIHFGATCKQFLELVSNNDYLWKKKYSETVPSALVNLVSERNDGNWLGELIQFYKIKQSVCKKLIAMPPEYYWRVKEVALTDVSTFFAIATDNNLHYHYTIYILQDVVKKGNTIINSKRCLKPLYTLTTIYYAKIVLRYLLHTYLAMKWLQKHIRIELTPVFVTTFFLQWIDVTKIYSDEDVEQRIQLLVTRVQDILTESHSKLKPTQQFDRNKYTEKQVLHAITKVIYNNNQVSASIGSKTLDIVKVIDENDGNVISYGAIYQAVAKRFGLKCELIAFPNHLFLEWQSTDQPNQLYTIELFNGEVKPKRSCPFAHGPQRNYEYCPDSLLKFIYSSYMKSKGPIKNCKTQNAIHLWDFFGTNHNEHSPYKNFFLHLVKHAHSPAIETTLNLIYLEDVHLEMILALSRLNEFPEAVNRRIVIKKRHKAIKYGVGMICYHYIYNYICVIRGWEVDGSQLCIQGVDDLRGKDQPFYCVTAGDQSERFVAQENLKVVYAPFRIGLDCNLEDCIAKDFTHFDGFSYVPNDEKLLEYPDEEQYIQVFKEKSAINLG; translated from the exons ATGAATCAAGATACTATAACCtctattattaatttacctgaCGAAATAATTACGTTGATATTAGTAAATAGCAAACCCTGTGATATTATCCACTTCGGCGCTACGTGTAAACAGTTTCTTGAACTAGTATCTAACAACGACTATTTGTGGAAAAAGAAATATTCAGAAAC AGTACCAAGTGCATTAGTCAATCTTGTTAGTGAACGTAACGATGGTAACTGGCTTGGAGAGTTAATccagttttataaaattaaacaaagtGTATGTAAGAAACTAATAGCCATGCCACCAGAATATTACTG GAGAGTCAAAGAGGTGGCTTTAACAGATGTGTCAACATTCTTTGCAATTGCAACAGATAATAATTTGCATTATCACTATACAATTTATATCCTTCAAGATGTTGTGAAGAAAGGAAATACTATAATTAACTCAAAACGATgtttaaa ACCACTTTATACATTGACAACAATATATTATGCAAAAATTGTTCTACGATATTTACTCCACACCTACCTGGCTATGAAATGGTTACAAAAACATATAAGAATTGAGTTAACACCAGTTTTTGTTACAACCTTCTTTTTACAATGGATAgatgttaccaaaatttacaGCGATGAAGATGTGGAACAAAGG ATTCAATTACTAGTTACAAGAGTTCAAGACATTTTGACAGAGTCTCATTCAAAATTGAAGCCCACCCAGCAGTTTGATAGAAATAAATACACTGAAAAACAAGTGTTGCATGCAATAACAAAAGTTATTTATAATAACAACCAAGTATCTGCTTCAATTGGTTCAAAGACTTTGGATATAGTGAAG GTTATAGATGAAAATGATGGTAATGTTATTTCATATGGTGCAATTTATCAAGCTGTGGCAAAAAGATTTGGTCTGAAATGTGAACTAATTGCATTTCCGAATCACTTGTTCTTAGAGTGGCAAAGCACTGATCAACCCAATCAGTTGTATACAATAGAGCTTTTTAATGGTGAGGTAAAACCAAAAAGGAGTTGCCCATTTGCTCACGGCCCGCAGAGAAATTATGAATATTGTCCAGATTCATTACTAAAGTTTATATACTCGTCATATATGAAATCTAAAGGCCCTATCAAAAACTG caAAACTCAAAATGCTATTCACCTATGGGATTTCTTCGGTACCAATCACAATGAGCATAGTCCTTACAAAAACTtctttctgcatttggtgaaaCATGCACATTCGCCGGCGATTGAGACCACACTTAATTTGATATAt CTGGAAGACGTGCATCTAGAAATGATACTAGCATTATCCAGACTTAACGAATTTCCAGAGGCTGTTAACCGGAGA ATTGTAATTAAAAAACGTCACAAGGCAATAAAGTATGGAGTGGGCATGATCTGCTATCACTATATATACAATTACATCTGCGTGATTCGCGGCTGGGAAGTGGATGGCAGCCAGTTGTGTATACAGGGGGTTGACGATCTGCGAGGAAAAGATCAACCGTTCTATTGTGTTACGGCAGGGGATCAGTCAGAAAGATTTGTTGCTCAGG AAAACCTTAAGGTGGTCTACGCGCCTTTTCGCATTGGATTGGATTGCAATTTGGAGGATTGTATAGCAAAAGACTTCACCCATTTTGATGGATTTTCATACGTCCCTAATGACGAAAAGTTGTTAGAGTATCCAGATGAAGAACAATACATTCAAGTTTTTAAGGAAAAATCTGCTATCAATCTAGGTTGA
- the LOC123880826 gene encoding aromatic-L-amino-acid decarboxylase — protein MDVEEFRIRGKEMVDYICTYMNTLKTRRVTPSVEPGYLRTTLPAEAPIHPEPWDDVMSDVETKIMPGVTHWQHPRFHAYFPAGNGYPSILGDMLSAGIGCIGFSWAASPACTELEIIMLDWMGKAIGLPPAFLALEEGSKGGGVIQGSASECVLVCMLAARAVGIKRLKHQFPTVDEGLLLSKLIAYCSKEAHSGVEKAAMISFVKLRILQTDENGCLRGQTLKEAMEEDEEAGLVPFFVSTTLGTTSCCSFDNLPEIGPIVRKFSRVWLHVDAAYAGNAFLCPEHKCHLAGIEYADSFNTNPNKLMLTAFDCSLLWVTNRYLLTSALVVDPLYLQHCYDHTAIDYRHWGIPLSRRFRSLKLWFMLRSYGISGLQKYIRRHCELAKYFEKLVKKDERFEVCNQVKLGLVCFRLVGGPEETPQQVDDLNKKLLTNVNASGKLHMVPASVRDQFVIRFCVVSQHASREDIEVAWDIITDFATELIEGPDKERDLNEERARKHRAALAHKRSFFVRMVSDPKIYNPAINKTPPPQPTSPGTPPQPAPATPDTPSDADSIRLVPSTPKQSSWISWPLAFFFQSVDNDANDLPLRFRHLDTMVRLKSPHPGRRGSTPGASPERRAPSPAPH, from the exons ATGGACGTAGAAGAGTTTCGTATACGGGGTAAAGAGATGGTGGATTATATTTGTACTTATATGAACACCTTAAAAACGCGACGCGTTACACCATCTGTAGAGCCGGGCTACCTCCGCACCACCCTTCCGGCAGAAGCTCCCATCCACCCTGAGCCCTGGGATGACGTTATGAGCGATGTGGAAACCAAGATCATGCCCGGTGTAACACATTGGCAGCATCCACGGTTCCACGCATATTTTCCGGCGGGTAATGGATATCCTTCTATACTCGGAGATATGCTTTCAGCAGGCATCGGATGCATCGGATTTTCCTGG GCAGCAAGTCCAGCCTGTACGGAATTAGAAATAATTATGTTAGACTGGATGG GAAAAGCCATAGGACTACCACCCGCGTTTCTAGCACTTGAGGAAGGTAGTAAAGGCGGTGGAGTCATTCAG GGATCAGCGAGCGAGTGTGTTCTCGTTTGCATGTTGGCAGCAAGGGCTGTCGGTATCAAACGATTGAAGCATCAGTTCCCCACCGTCGACGAGGGTCTATTGCTCTCCAAGTTGATCGCATATTGTTCTAAAGAGGCTCATTCTGGCGTTGAAAAGGCCGCTATGATCAGCTTCGTTAAACTTCGCATCTTGCAAACGGATGAAAATGGATGCTTAAGAGGCCAAACCTTAAAAGAA GCTATGGAAGAAGATGAAGAGGCTGGACTAGTGCCATTCTTCGTATCGACTACATTGGGCACAACATCATGCTGTTCTTTCGACAATTTGCCCGAGATAGGTCCCATTGTGCGAAAGTTCTCACGCGTGTGGCTGCACGTGGACGCGGCGTATGCGGGCAACGCATTCCTCTGCCCTGAACATAAATGTCATCTAGCTGGGATCGAATACGCAGATTCGTTCAATACTAATCCGAATAAACTGATGCTTACGGCGTTTGATTGCTCCTTACTATGGGTAACTAATCGATATTTACTAACGTCGGCTTTGGTAGTGGATCCCTTGTACCTACAGCATTGTTACGACCATACCGCTATTGATTACCGGCACTGGGGAATACCGCTCAGCCGCCGCTTTCGCTCGCTCAAGCTGTGGTTCATGCTAAGGAGTTACGGCATCAGCGGTTTGCAGAAGTATATAAGACGACACTGTGAATTAGCAAAATACTTTGAAAAGCTCGTGAAAAAGGACGAAAGATTTGAAGTTTGCAATCAAGTGAAG TTGGGACTAGTGTGCTTTCGTCTTGTAGGAGGTCCCGAAGAAACACCTCAGCAAGTCGATGACCTGAACAAGAAATTACTAACAAATGTTAATGCCTCTGGGAAACTGCACATGGTTCCCGCTTCGGTGCGCGATCAATTTGTTATCCGTTTCTGCGTAGTGAGCCAACACGCTTCTCGGGAAGACATTG aGGTTGCTTGGGATATTATAACAGACTTCGCTACGGAATTAATCGAAGGCCCAGACAAAGAAAGG GACTTGAACGAGGAACGCGCTCGTAAGCACCGCGCCGCTTTGGCGCACAAGCGTTCGTTCTTCGTGCGCATGGTGAGCGACCCGAAGATCTACAACCCCGCCATCAACAAGACTCCGCCGCCGCAGCCCACCAGCCCGGGCACGCCGCCGCAGCCTGCACCCGCCACCCCAGACACGCCTTCCGACGCCGACTCCATTCGGCTTGTCCCATCAACTCC gaAACAGTCGTCTTGGATAAGCTGGCCTCTCGCTTTCTTCTTCCAAAGCGTTGATAACGATGCTAATGATCTGCCGCTCAG GTTCCGTCACCTGGACACCATGGTGCGCTTGAAGAGCCCGCACCCCGGGCGGCGCGGCTCCACGCCCGGCGCGTCGCCCGAGCGCCGCGCGCCCTCCCCCGCCCCGCACTGA
- the LOC123880832 gene encoding methylosome protein 50-like has translation MENSNQIVPPHLNAEAYRTCTSGTGTQPYLDYIHINTGGTALVGCSELTGRYWKGGASICAKWSENKSKRTPKKDIYLSSGSAAGCFIENSNKVLLCEDSGALSIWTCNVDDAWNEWSEDMSVAEHDGAVLAVDCLDPGNQYVTVGDDGNIKVWDITDLICVRNYIAAHNKSIYGVSVRPQSGCSFATGSLDYYASLWDENVVKPVLDLAKNNCGIRCLQWLDENRLFFGDEAGTLTLIDVRNPEQATKLAEFPAAIHKICVQAECNRISVCCDNKILSVFEFHDDCNLKLIYENRSLHSNHIRGMAWDVDDRNVLHTVGWDSEIRTHKISTV, from the exons ATGGAAAATAGCAATCAAATAGTTCCGCCGCATTTAAATGCCGAAGCTTATAGAACGTGCACATCAGGAACCGGCACACAACCTTATCTCGACTATATTCATATTAATACTG GGGGAACTGCACTTGTAGGGTGTTCAGAACTAACAGGACGATACTGGAAGGGTGGTGCCAGTATTTGTGCTAAATGGtcagaaaataaaagtaaaaggaCTCCGAAAAAAGACATTTATCTCTCAAGTGGTTCTGCAGCTGGGTGCTTTATTGAGAATTCAAATAAG GTATTGCTTTGTGAAGATAGTGGAGCTTTAAGCATATGGACATGCAATGTTGACGATGCATGGAATGAATGGAGTGAAGACATGTCAGTGGCTGAACATGATGGTGCAGTGCTGGCAGTGGACTGCCTTGACCCTGGCAATCAGTACGTCACAGTTGGTGATGATGGAAACATTAAG GTGTGGGATATCACAGACTTAATATGTGTACGAAATTACATTGCAGCACATAACAAATCGATTTATGGAGTTTCAGTCAGACCACAATCAGGATGTAGTTTTGCAACTGGATCTTTAGATTATTATGCATCTTTATGGGATGAAAATGTTGTTAAACCAGTTTTAG ATCTAGCTAAAAATAACTGTGGCATCCGTTGTTTGCAATGGCTGGATGAAAATCGCCTCTTCTTTGGCGACGAAGCAGGAACATTGACGCTGATTGATGTTAGGAATCCCGAACAAGCGACTAAACTAGCCGAATTCCCGGCAGCAATCCATAAAATATGTGTTCAAGctga ATGCAATCGAATTTCTGTATGCTGCGATAACAAAATATTATCGGTCTTCGAGTTCCACGACGATTGTAATTTAAAGTTGATTTATGAAAACAGAAGTCTGCATAGTAATCACATCAGAGGAATGGCTTGGGATGTTGACGACAGAAATGTTTTACACACTGTTGGATGGGATAGCGAAATAAGAACCCACAAAATAAGTactgtttaa